In one window of Frigoriglobus tundricola DNA:
- a CDS encoding tyrosine-type recombinase/integrase: MTPRKSPPALRRHKPSKQGVVTLNGRDHYLGYWPDGQKKAPSDLQAAYDALVAEWLANGRRPTVEAPPPLTIAELILQFWERYATVYYRHTDGTPTSEQENYKLSLRPLRKLFGKLPAAEFSPLKLKAVRQTLIAADVSRGVINQRIGRVKRLFKWAVAEELVGEPVHRALMAVEGLKAGRSEARETDRVEPVPDEHVDAVLPFLPTALSAMVRVQRLTGMRPGEAAQMRGRDLDTTGEVWVYKPARHKTTWRGKERVVLLGPKCREVLRPFLKPDPDAYLFSPWDAREELFATKRAARKTKVQPSQICRRKAKPQRKPAAFYTRHTYASAVARACVKAGVAHWHPNQLRHSRATEVRGAFGLEAAQVVLGHARANVTEVYAERNLTLAARVAAETG; this comes from the coding sequence ATGACCCCGCGCAAGTCCCCGCCCGCGCTCCGTCGTCACAAGCCCAGCAAACAAGGTGTGGTCACGCTCAACGGGCGCGACCATTACCTCGGTTACTGGCCGGACGGGCAGAAAAAAGCTCCATCGGATCTCCAAGCCGCCTACGACGCCCTCGTCGCCGAGTGGCTGGCCAACGGCCGCCGACCGACCGTCGAAGCCCCTCCTCCCCTCACCATCGCCGAACTGATTCTGCAATTCTGGGAGCGGTACGCGACCGTTTATTACCGCCACACCGACGGCACGCCTACCAGCGAGCAGGAGAACTATAAGCTGTCGCTCCGGCCGCTCCGCAAGCTGTTCGGTAAACTGCCGGCGGCCGAGTTCTCGCCCCTCAAGCTGAAGGCCGTCCGCCAGACGCTCATCGCCGCCGACGTCAGCCGCGGGGTCATCAACCAGCGGATCGGGCGGGTCAAGCGTTTGTTCAAGTGGGCCGTGGCCGAAGAGCTGGTTGGCGAACCCGTCCACCGCGCCCTGATGGCCGTTGAGGGGCTCAAGGCCGGCCGGTCCGAGGCTCGGGAGACGGACCGGGTCGAGCCGGTCCCGGACGAACACGTGGACGCGGTCCTCCCGTTCCTTCCGACGGCCCTGAGCGCGATGGTCCGTGTTCAGCGCCTGACCGGCATGCGACCCGGTGAGGCGGCCCAGATGCGCGGCCGCGACCTCGACACGACGGGCGAGGTGTGGGTGTACAAGCCGGCCCGGCACAAGACCACCTGGCGCGGCAAGGAGCGGGTCGTGCTACTCGGCCCGAAGTGCCGTGAGGTGCTGCGGCCCTTCCTGAAGCCCGATCCCGACGCGTATCTGTTCAGCCCGTGGGACGCGCGGGAGGAACTGTTCGCAACGAAGCGGGCGGCCCGAAAGACGAAAGTTCAACCCAGCCAGATCTGTCGGCGGAAGGCGAAACCGCAGCGCAAGCCGGCCGCGTTCTACACCCGGCACACGTACGCGTCGGCCGTCGCCCGCGCCTGCGTGAAGGCGGGCGTCGCGCACTGGCACCCGAACCAGTTGCGGCACTCGCGGGCGACCGAGGTGCGCGGCGCGTTCGGGCTGGAGGCCGCACAGGTGGTGCTCGGGCACGCGCGGGCCAATGTCACGGAGGTGTATGCCGAGCGGAACCTGACGCTCGCCGCCCGCGTCGCCGCGGAGACGGGGTGA
- a CDS encoding IS630 family transposase, producing MAITLPDSRGLSDDVMQALRVRALHAIESGFSQADVARVLGVAGETVSRWWTAYTTGGLDALPQDRTGRPVGTGRTLSDTQCAHLQQLLDTKSPADLGIAAPVWNRRAVRDLILKEYGLRMPIRTVGEYLRRWGYTAKKPSRHARKQDPDEVREWLEQTYPAIEKLARVERATIFWCDETGVAADAYPGYGYARAGERATIQVPDPHIRINMVSGISNTGEVRFMTYAGTMTAERFIAFLKQLLATVPGAIFVIVDSLSAHTTETVATWVQEHEERVAVFYLPRYSPELNPDEYLNNDLKGNVHDAGLPDTSKTLRSRVQRFMHKLLMLPKHVMSYFLHPKISYCSSD from the coding sequence ATGGCGATCACCTTGCCGGATTCTCGTGGGCTGTCCGACGACGTCATGCAGGCGTTGCGCGTGCGCGCGTTGCACGCGATCGAGTCCGGGTTCTCGCAAGCCGATGTGGCCCGCGTGCTGGGTGTGGCGGGTGAAACGGTGTCGCGTTGGTGGACGGCGTACACGACCGGCGGGTTGGACGCCCTGCCCCAGGATCGCACCGGGCGCCCGGTCGGAACCGGGCGCACCCTTTCCGACACACAGTGTGCTCATCTGCAACAGCTCCTGGACACAAAGAGCCCGGCGGATCTGGGGATCGCCGCGCCGGTGTGGAACCGTCGCGCGGTTCGCGATCTGATCCTCAAGGAGTACGGGCTCCGGATGCCGATCCGCACCGTGGGGGAATACCTGCGGCGCTGGGGCTACACGGCCAAGAAGCCGTCCCGCCACGCCCGCAAACAAGACCCCGACGAAGTGCGGGAGTGGCTCGAGCAGACGTACCCGGCCATTGAGAAGCTGGCCCGGGTGGAACGGGCCACCATCTTCTGGTGCGATGAAACGGGGGTCGCCGCCGACGCGTATCCCGGTTACGGGTACGCCCGCGCGGGCGAACGGGCGACGATCCAGGTTCCCGATCCGCACATCCGGATCAACATGGTGTCCGGGATCAGCAACACGGGCGAGGTGCGGTTCATGACGTACGCGGGGACGATGACCGCCGAACGGTTCATCGCGTTCCTGAAGCAGCTGCTGGCGACCGTGCCGGGCGCGATCTTTGTGATCGTGGATAGCTTGTCGGCCCACACCACGGAGACGGTCGCCACGTGGGTACAAGAGCATGAGGAACGCGTGGCCGTGTTTTATCTGCCCCGGTACAGCCCCGAATTGAACCCCGACGAATATCTCAACAACGACCTGAAGGGGAACGTGCATGACGCCGGCTTGCCCGACACCAGCAAGACCTTGCGATCGCGCGTCCAACGCTTCATGCACAAGCTCCTCATGCTCCCCAAACACGTGATGAGCTACTTCCTCCACCCCAAGATCAGCTATTGCTCATCAGATTAA
- a CDS encoding DUF1580 domain-containing protein, with amino-acid sequence MTVKALQSGILTSVVSLHVLDLVNEEVVTFAELARRLGRRRANRPTHVATIHRWRLRGLNGVRLAAAKSGGIWVTTVQAYQRFVDAITQAASPEAKPPAGTPRASADQTDRSLDALGL; translated from the coding sequence ATGACCGTCAAAGCTCTCCAATCAGGTATTCTCACGTCCGTCGTCTCCCTCCACGTCCTTGACCTTGTCAACGAAGAGGTCGTGACGTTCGCCGAACTGGCCCGCCGCCTGGGCCGCCGTCGCGCGAACCGACCGACCCACGTCGCCACGATCCACCGTTGGCGTCTCCGGGGCTTAAACGGGGTGCGATTGGCGGCCGCGAAGTCCGGTGGGATCTGGGTGACAACTGTTCAGGCATACCAGCGTTTTGTGGACGCCATAACCCAAGCAGCCTCTCCCGAAGCAAAGCCTCCGGCGGGGACACCTCGCGCGTCTGCTGATCAGACGGACCGATCCCTTGATGCCCTCGGACTGTGA
- a CDS encoding DUF418 domain-containing protein: MEFYQIYFVVAAVWALQLILSPLWLRYFRFGPLEWLWRSLTYWQTQPFRRSTAPS; this comes from the coding sequence CTGGAGTTCTATCAGATCTATTTCGTCGTCGCCGCGGTCTGGGCGCTCCAGTTGATTCTGAGCCCCCTCTGGCTGCGTTACTTCCGCTTCGGCCCTTTGGAGTGGCTGTGGCGCAGTCTCACCTACTGGCAGACTCAACCGTTCCGGCGATCGACCGCGCCATCCTAA